From one Streptomyces sp. CA-210063 genomic stretch:
- a CDS encoding glutamate--cysteine ligase, which produces MGEKVVAGPFGLSDRQQYRDKLRQCLAGLARLLEEKRFDRPKNLMGVEIELNLVDGDGLPRMMNAQVLERIASRDFQTELAMFNLEVNIAPHRLGGRVFDQLSEELRTSLAYADRKAIEVGAGIVMIGILPTLDRDDLVSSNLSAGDRYTLLNDQIVAARGEDFTLDIDGVERLVCTSKSIAPEAACTSVQLHLQVTPGRFADVWNAAQAVAAAQVAIGANSPFLFGHELWRESRPPLFQQSTDTRPPELQAQGVRPRTWFGERWISSAYDLFEENLRFFPALLPICDDEDPIGVLDAGGIPSLAELSLHNGTIYRWNRPVYGIADGVPHLRVENRVLPAGPTITDVIANAAFYYGVVRALAEESRPVWTRLPFEAAAANFDEACRHGIEARLQWPRGRYGGLGPVDAVNLVRDELLPLAEAGLDAWGVEPVDRDFYLGVIEERCRRRVNGASWQVETFHQALAKGIDRDGALAATTRRYCELMHSGEPVHSWPVGLPEPVPLG; this is translated from the coding sequence ATGGGAGAGAAGGTCGTGGCGGGGCCGTTCGGCCTCTCCGATCGCCAGCAGTACCGCGACAAGCTGCGGCAGTGCCTGGCGGGACTGGCGCGGCTGCTGGAGGAGAAGCGGTTCGATCGCCCCAAGAACCTGATGGGTGTGGAGATCGAGCTGAACCTCGTCGACGGCGACGGTCTGCCGAGAATGATGAATGCGCAAGTACTTGAGCGCATTGCGAGCCGAGACTTCCAAACAGAACTCGCCATGTTCAATCTGGAAGTCAACATAGCTCCACATCGGCTGGGTGGGCGGGTATTCGACCAGCTTTCCGAGGAGCTGCGCACGTCCCTCGCCTATGCCGACCGGAAAGCGATCGAGGTGGGCGCGGGTATCGTGATGATCGGCATTCTGCCCACGCTCGATCGTGATGACCTGGTCTCCTCGAACCTCTCCGCGGGCGACCGCTACACCCTGCTGAACGATCAGATCGTCGCCGCCCGGGGCGAGGATTTCACGCTCGACATCGACGGGGTGGAGCGGCTCGTCTGCACCTCGAAGTCGATCGCGCCCGAAGCCGCCTGCACCTCCGTGCAGTTGCACCTCCAGGTCACGCCGGGCCGGTTCGCCGATGTGTGGAACGCGGCGCAGGCGGTCGCCGCGGCGCAGGTCGCCATCGGCGCCAACTCACCGTTCCTGTTCGGGCACGAGCTGTGGCGCGAGTCGCGGCCGCCGCTGTTCCAGCAGTCCACGGACACCCGGCCGCCCGAGCTCCAGGCCCAGGGCGTGCGGCCGCGCACCTGGTTCGGGGAGCGGTGGATCTCCTCGGCGTACGACCTCTTCGAGGAGAACCTGCGCTTCTTCCCGGCGCTGCTGCCCATCTGTGACGACGAGGATCCGATCGGCGTCCTCGACGCGGGCGGCATTCCCTCACTCGCCGAACTCAGCCTCCACAACGGCACGATCTACCGCTGGAACCGGCCCGTCTACGGCATCGCCGACGGAGTCCCGCATCTGCGCGTGGAGAACCGGGTCCTGCCCGCCGGGCCGACCATCACGGACGTGATCGCCAACGCCGCCTTCTACTACGGGGTCGTACGCGCCCTCGCCGAGGAGTCGCGGCCCGTGTGGACGCGGCTGCCGTTCGAGGCGGCCGCCGCCAACTTCGACGAGGCGTGCCGGCACGGCATCGAGGCCCGGTTGCAGTGGCCGCGCGGGCGCTACGGCGGGCTGGGACCGGTGGACGCGGTGAACCTCGTACGGGACGAGCTGTTGCCGCTCGCCGAGGCGGGGCTGGACGCGTGGGGTGTCGAGCCGGTCGACCGGGACTTCTACCTCGGGGTGATCGAGGAGCGCTGTCGGCGCCGGGTCAACGGGGCGTCCTGGCAGGTGGAAACGTTCCACCAGGCTCTGGCCAAGGGCATCGACCGGGATGGCGCGCTCGCCGCCACGACGCGGCGGTACTGCGAGCTGATGCACTCCGGGGAGCCGGTCCACAGCTGGCCGGTCGGGCTGCCCGAGCCGGTGCCGCTGGGCTGA
- a CDS encoding type II toxin-antitoxin system Rv0910 family toxin has product MADVSAEARIEAPAEQVWARLVDWSAYGEWNTTHTGFPKGGPETLEVGGTFQENLKLMGFPAEVEWTIAELEPARTLAIQGKGPMAVDLATRYTLTPHGDSTTVRIDGRFTGAAVSLMAGRLKDSATAALGESLRKLGGLVT; this is encoded by the coding sequence ATGGCCGATGTCAGCGCGGAGGCACGCATCGAGGCACCCGCCGAGCAGGTCTGGGCCCGGCTCGTCGACTGGTCCGCGTACGGCGAGTGGAACACCACCCACACCGGCTTCCCGAAGGGTGGTCCCGAGACCCTCGAAGTGGGCGGCACCTTCCAGGAGAACCTGAAGCTCATGGGGTTCCCGGCGGAGGTCGAGTGGACCATCGCCGAACTGGAGCCCGCCCGCACCCTGGCCATCCAGGGCAAGGGCCCGATGGCCGTGGACCTCGCCACCCGCTACACCCTCACGCCCCACGGCGACTCCACCACGGTCCGCATCGACGGCCGGTTCACCGGCGCGGCCGTCTCCCTGATGGCGGGCAGGCTCAAGGACTCCGCCACGGCGGCGCTGGGCGAGTCGCTGCGCAAGCTGGGCGGCTTGGTGACATAG
- a CDS encoding EamA family transporter, which translates to MPVFTSQGNQGNQGQRGRSVGLVLALGSAVAFGGSGTAAKPLIEAGLDPLHVVWLRIVGAALVMLPLAVRHRDLVRRRPALLVGFGLLAVAGVQAFYFASISRIPVGVALLVEYLGPAIVLGWVRFVQRRPVTRAAAVGVVVAVGGLACVVEIWSGLSFDLLGLLLALGAACCQAGYFVLSDQGSDAGAEAPDPLGVIAYGLLVGAVVLTVVARPWGMEWAVLGGTVRMGGTPVAAWLLLGWVVLIATVLAYVTGVVAVRLLSSQVAGVVGCLEAVVATVLAWVLLGEHLSAPQIVGGVVVLGGAFVAQRSTPSKGAPRTVAGGGEGVEPELSVGRGR; encoded by the coding sequence GTGCCGGTGTTCACGTCTCAGGGGAATCAGGGGAATCAGGGGCAGCGCGGGCGGAGTGTCGGGCTGGTGCTCGCGCTCGGGTCCGCGGTCGCTTTCGGTGGATCGGGTACCGCGGCCAAGCCGCTCATCGAGGCGGGGCTCGACCCGCTGCACGTGGTGTGGCTGCGGATCGTGGGTGCCGCGCTGGTGATGCTGCCGTTGGCCGTGCGCCACCGGGACCTGGTGCGTCGGCGGCCCGCGCTGCTCGTCGGTTTCGGGCTGCTGGCCGTGGCCGGTGTGCAGGCCTTCTACTTCGCCTCGATCTCCCGCATCCCCGTCGGCGTCGCCCTCCTTGTGGAGTACCTCGGGCCGGCCATCGTTCTCGGCTGGGTGCGGTTCGTGCAGCGGCGGCCGGTGACGCGGGCGGCTGCGGTGGGGGTCGTCGTCGCGGTCGGGGGCCTCGCCTGTGTCGTCGAGATCTGGTCGGGGCTGAGCTTCGATCTGCTGGGGCTGCTGCTCGCACTCGGGGCGGCCTGTTGTCAGGCCGGGTACTTCGTGCTGTCCGACCAGGGGAGCGACGCGGGGGCGGAGGCGCCGGATCCGCTCGGGGTCATCGCGTACGGGTTGCTCGTGGGTGCCGTGGTGCTCACGGTGGTGGCCCGGCCGTGGGGTATGGAGTGGGCGGTGCTCGGGGGGACTGTGCGGATGGGTGGGACGCCGGTGGCCGCGTGGTTGCTGCTCGGGTGGGTGGTGCTGATCGCCACGGTGCTTGCGTATGTGACCGGGGTGGTGGCTGTGAGGCTGTTGTCTTCGCAGGTGGCGGGGGTTGTGGGGTGTCTTGAGGCGGTGGTCGCGACCGTGCTCGCGTGGGTGTTGCTGGGGGAGCATCTGTCGGCGCCGCAGATTGTGGGTGGAGTGGTCGTGCTGGGCGGGGCGTTCGTCGCGCAGCGGTCCACGCCGTCGAAGGGGGCGCCGCGGACGGTGGCGGGAGGCGGGGAGGGGGTTGAGCCGGAGCTGTCGGTGGGGCGTGGTCGATGA
- a CDS encoding pyridoxamine 5'-phosphate oxidase family protein, whose amino-acid sequence MPETSQPTTPQPAAYTPTDRTVPTRAAQKASYDKELVHSILDEGYVCHLGFVRDGAPVVLPTLYARVGETLYVHGSTGSRPLRMTGQADPGLPVCLTVTHVDALILARSGFHHSINYRSVVVHGTAHQVTDPEERRIALDALVDHVVPGRSRDSRPANPKEFAATAVIRLDLHEVSAKTRTGGVNDEPEDLTLPHWAGVVPLRKGYETPIPDPDLAPGTDLPDYLKAL is encoded by the coding sequence ATGCCGGAGACCTCGCAGCCGACGACACCACAGCCCGCCGCCTACACCCCCACCGACCGCACCGTCCCGACCCGGGCCGCGCAGAAGGCCTCGTACGACAAGGAGTTGGTGCACTCGATACTCGACGAGGGGTACGTCTGCCACCTCGGCTTCGTCCGTGACGGCGCCCCGGTGGTGCTGCCCACGCTGTACGCAAGGGTCGGCGAGACGCTCTACGTGCACGGCTCGACAGGCTCGCGCCCGCTGCGGATGACGGGCCAGGCCGACCCGGGCCTCCCGGTCTGTCTGACGGTCACGCACGTGGACGCGCTGATCCTGGCCCGCTCCGGCTTCCACCACTCGATCAACTACCGGTCGGTGGTGGTGCACGGCACCGCCCACCAGGTCACCGACCCCGAGGAGCGGCGGATCGCCCTGGACGCCCTCGTCGACCACGTCGTCCCGGGCCGCTCGCGGGACTCCCGGCCCGCCAACCCCAAGGAGTTCGCGGCCACCGCCGTGATCCGCCTGGACCTGCACGAGGTCTCCGCCAAGACCCGCACCGGCGGCGTCAACGACGAGCCCGAGGATCTCACCCTCCCCCACTGGGCCGGCGTCGTCCCCCTCCGCAAGGGCTACGAAACCCCGATCCCGGACCCGGACCTGGCCCCCGGCACCGACCTCCCCGACTACCTCAAGGCCCTGTAG
- a CDS encoding DUF5999 family protein produces MCQHQPLCPTAESADREGARLVAHHPEQGWSLLCNGVLLFEDTGELLPDGQIIAPHRPMGTVMTAV; encoded by the coding sequence ATGTGCCAGCACCAGCCACTGTGCCCGACTGCCGAATCCGCCGACCGGGAAGGCGCCCGACTCGTGGCGCACCACCCGGAGCAGGGATGGAGCCTGCTCTGCAACGGCGTTCTGCTCTTCGAGGACACCGGTGAGCTCCTGCCGGACGGCCAGATCATCGCCCCGCACCGCCCGATGGGCACGGTGATGACAGCCGTCTGA
- a CDS encoding CPBP family intramembrane glutamic endopeptidase, whose product MQGQAESVGDAVPRERPSRRILRDETLLVLGLSLGASGVSALISFVGSVTKPGGLKDQAATMNASAAPGRPWLDLAWQLFGITTALVPVVLVAHFLLREGAGLRTLGFDRTKPWPDLGRGAAIAAVIGSTGIAFYLAARGLGFNLTVVPEALPEVWWKYPVLILSAIQNAVLEEVIVVAYLLRRLQQLGWSPGSALAASSVLRGSYHLYQGIGGFIGNMVMGVVFVYLYRRWGRVGPLVVAHSLLDIGAFVGYALLAGKVGWLPTA is encoded by the coding sequence GTGCAGGGGCAGGCGGAGTCGGTGGGGGATGCGGTGCCGCGGGAGCGGCCGAGCCGGCGGATTCTGAGGGACGAGACACTCCTCGTGCTCGGGCTCTCGCTCGGCGCGAGCGGGGTGTCCGCGCTGATCAGCTTCGTCGGATCGGTCACCAAGCCGGGCGGGCTGAAGGACCAGGCGGCCACCATGAACGCCTCGGCCGCGCCCGGTCGGCCCTGGCTCGACCTCGCGTGGCAGCTCTTCGGGATCACGACCGCCCTGGTGCCCGTCGTCCTGGTGGCGCACTTCCTGCTGCGTGAGGGCGCGGGGCTGCGCACGCTCGGGTTCGACCGGACCAAGCCATGGCCCGACCTCGGCCGGGGCGCGGCGATCGCCGCGGTGATCGGCAGCACCGGCATCGCCTTCTACCTGGCGGCCCGCGGCCTCGGATTCAACCTCACGGTGGTGCCGGAGGCGCTGCCCGAGGTGTGGTGGAAGTACCCCGTGCTGATCCTCTCCGCGATCCAGAACGCGGTCCTCGAAGAGGTCATCGTGGTCGCGTATCTGCTCCGCCGGCTCCAGCAGCTGGGCTGGTCACCGGGGAGCGCGCTCGCCGCCAGCTCGGTGCTGCGCGGCTCGTACCACCTCTACCAGGGCATCGGCGGCTTCATCGGCAACATGGTGATGGGCGTGGTCTTCGTCTATCTGTACCGGCGGTGGGGGCGAGTGGGGCCGCTCGTGGTGGCCCACTCGCTGCTCGACATCGGGGCGTTCGTGGGGTACGCGCTGCTGGCGGGGAAGGTGGGCTGGCTGCCCACGGCGTGA
- a CDS encoding peptidase, producing the protein MTRAGGTDGVEDVRPRIHRQPAVGHGPNHVEIEDRLTDELASVVAGARRRALRDGDRQIDTAHLLHTLLEFDPEVRAVFDGPHVARLLGYLVQRSIGYGLRWQIGVEDAGAVPGGPGTPGWSPVAARAMAQAYERAERRGERVAHGIDLLAVLVGAAGSRAVEVLGNISVDVGVVARRIARTGEGRAEGCVVGGDGGR; encoded by the coding sequence ATGACTCGGGCCGGTGGGACTGATGGGGTGGAGGACGTGCGACCCCGTATTCACCGGCAGCCGGCCGTAGGCCATGGTCCGAACCATGTGGAGATCGAGGACAGGCTCACCGATGAGCTGGCCTCGGTGGTCGCCGGTGCGCGCAGACGGGCGCTCCGCGACGGGGACCGGCAGATCGACACGGCCCATCTCCTGCACACGCTCCTGGAGTTCGACCCCGAGGTCCGCGCCGTCTTCGACGGCCCGCACGTCGCCCGGCTGCTCGGCTATCTGGTGCAGCGCAGCATCGGCTACGGGCTGCGCTGGCAGATCGGGGTGGAGGACGCCGGTGCCGTACCGGGTGGGCCGGGCACGCCGGGGTGGTCGCCGGTGGCGGCCCGGGCGATGGCGCAGGCGTACGAGCGTGCCGAGCGGCGGGGCGAGCGGGTGGCCCATGGCATCGACCTGCTCGCGGTGCTGGTCGGGGCCGCCGGGTCGCGGGCCGTGGAAGTGCTGGGGAACATAAGTGTCGATGTGGGGGTCGTGGCGCGGCGGATCGCGAGGACGGGCGAGGGCCGGGCCGAGGGATGTGTGGTGGGTGGGGACGGCGGCCGTTGA
- a CDS encoding PhzF family phenazine biosynthesis protein, which translates to MRIRIVDAFTDRPFSGNPAGVLLLDAFDAFPDDGWLQNVAREVNHSETAFAHPLPEGGEADWALRWFTPVAEVALCGHATLATAHVLTSTGAPGGPVRFATRSGVLTATPRPDGSLTLDFPTAPLTPVPVPDGVAEALGAEPLSAFDTGPGVGDLLVELADEKTILGLGPDLRALGRYSERGIIATARAADPAAGHDYVSRCFFPNVGIDEDPVTGSAHTALAPFWSERLGTPDLTGLQASPRSGLVRTELRGDRTLLTGRAVTVIDGELLTP; encoded by the coding sequence ATGCGCATTCGTATCGTGGACGCCTTCACCGACCGCCCTTTCTCCGGCAACCCGGCCGGAGTCCTTCTCCTCGACGCCTTCGACGCCTTCCCGGACGACGGCTGGCTGCAGAACGTGGCCCGGGAGGTCAACCACTCCGAGACCGCGTTCGCCCACCCCCTCCCCGAGGGCGGCGAGGCCGACTGGGCACTGCGCTGGTTCACGCCGGTGGCCGAAGTGGCGTTGTGCGGCCACGCCACGCTGGCCACCGCGCATGTCCTGACCAGCACGGGCGCCCCCGGAGGCCCGGTGCGGTTCGCCACGCGCAGTGGTGTCCTGACCGCCACGCCCCGGCCGGACGGCTCCCTCACCCTGGACTTCCCGACCGCGCCGCTCACCCCGGTCCCGGTCCCGGACGGCGTCGCCGAGGCCCTGGGCGCCGAACCGCTCAGCGCCTTCGACACCGGCCCCGGCGTGGGCGACCTGCTGGTCGAGCTCGCCGACGAGAAGACGATCCTGGGCCTCGGCCCCGACCTGCGGGCCCTCGGCCGTTACTCCGAGCGCGGCATCATCGCCACCGCCCGCGCCGCGGACCCCGCCGCCGGGCACGACTACGTCTCGCGCTGCTTCTTCCCGAACGTCGGCATCGACGAGGACCCGGTCACGGGCAGCGCCCACACCGCCCTCGCCCCCTTCTGGTCCGAGCGCCTCGGCACCCCGGACCTCACCGGCCTCCAGGCCTCCCCGCGCTCCGGCCTCGTCCGCACCGAACTCCGCGGCGACCGCACCCTGCTCACCGGCCGGGCGGTCACGGTCATCGACGGCGAACTGCTCACACCGTAG
- a CDS encoding SDR family NAD(P)-dependent oxidoreductase, whose amino-acid sequence MISNSYLSELFSLEGRVAVVTGGSSGIGKAITGALARAGASVVIVARKKAELTATVDELAADGCRAAWVSGDLSTRAGVRAAAEQAVEAYGEPDILVNSAGINLRPPMSELGEDVWDATMAVNLEAPFLLGQRFGPGMAERGFGRIIHITSQQAHRAFVRSGAYGVSKGALESLARSQAEEWSPHGVTCNTLVPGFVPTPLNTRLSSDPEKVAALAARTLAGRNGLPDDFAGAAVFLAGRSSGYITGQAIFVDGGFSVH is encoded by the coding sequence ATGATCTCCAACAGCTACCTCTCCGAACTGTTCTCCCTGGAAGGGCGAGTCGCCGTGGTGACCGGCGGCAGCTCCGGCATCGGCAAGGCCATCACCGGGGCTCTCGCGCGGGCGGGGGCGAGCGTGGTGATCGTCGCGCGGAAGAAGGCGGAACTGACGGCCACGGTCGACGAACTGGCGGCGGACGGCTGCCGCGCGGCCTGGGTGAGCGGCGACCTGAGCACCCGCGCCGGCGTGCGCGCGGCGGCGGAGCAGGCGGTCGAGGCGTACGGCGAGCCCGACATCCTCGTCAACAGCGCCGGGATCAACCTGCGTCCGCCGATGAGCGAGCTGGGCGAGGACGTGTGGGACGCCACGATGGCCGTGAACCTGGAGGCGCCCTTCCTGCTGGGCCAGCGCTTCGGGCCCGGCATGGCCGAGCGGGGCTTCGGCCGGATCATCCACATCACGTCCCAGCAGGCACACCGGGCCTTCGTCCGAAGCGGCGCGTACGGGGTCTCCAAGGGGGCCCTGGAGTCGCTGGCCCGCTCACAGGCCGAGGAGTGGTCGCCCCACGGCGTCACCTGCAACACGCTGGTCCCGGGCTTCGTCCCGACCCCGCTCAACACGCGGTTGTCGTCCGACCCCGAGAAGGTGGCCGCGCTCGCCGCGCGCACCCTGGCCGGCCGCAATGGCCTGCCCGACGACTTCGCCGGAGCCGCGGTGTTCCTGGCCGGCCGATCCTCCGGTTACATCACCGGCCAGGCGATCTTCGTCGACGGCGGCTTCTCCGTCCACTAG
- the gcvP gene encoding aminomethyl-transferring glycine dehydrogenase: MTAHRIPLSELEQGIPFERRHIGPDAEARAKMLAHVGYGSLDELTAAAVPAVIRNAEALDLPGARTEAEVLAELRSLADRNQVLGSMIGLGYYGTFTPPVILRNVMENPAWYTAYTPYQPEISQGRLEALLNFQTTVADLTGLPTSGASLLDEGTAAAEAMALSRRMGKNKKGLFLVDADALPQTIAVIETRAEPTGVEVVVADLSAGIPADLAEREINGVLLQYPGASGVVRDLKPVIEQAHELGALVTVAADLLALTLLASPGQLGADIAVGTTQRFGVPMGFGGPHAGYMAVREKFARSLPGRLVGVSVDADGHKAYRLALQTREQHIRREKATSNICTAQVLLAVMAGMYAVYHGPEGLRTIARRTHRYATVLAAGLAAGGIEVVHGAYFDTLTVRVPGRAGEVVAAAREHGVNLHLVDADLVSISCDETTTRAQLGAVWTAFGVEGDVEALDAAAADTLPEALLRSDEYLTHPVFHEYRSETAMLRYLRRLADRDYALDRGMIPLGSCTMKLNATTEMEPVTWPEFGQLHPFAPAGQAQGYLTLIRELEEQLAEATGYDKVSLQPNAGSQGELAGLLAVRGYHRANGDEQRTVCLIPSSAHGTNAASAVMAGMKVVVVKTAEDGEIDVEDLRAKIEQYRDELSVLMITYPSTHGVFEEHVADICAQVHDAGGQVYVDGANLNALVGLAKPGHFGGDVSHLNLHKTFCIPHGGGGPGVGPVAVREHLAPYLPNHPLQPAAGPETGVGPISAAPWGSAGILPISWAYVRLMGGEGLKRATQVAVLSANYIAKRLEPHYPVLYTGPGGLVAHECIIDLRPLAKSTGVSVDDIAKRLIDYGFHAPTMSFPVAGTLMIEPTESEDLTELDRFCEAMIAIRAEIERVGSGEWPADDNPLRNAPHTAAALGGEWEHAYTREEAVFPAGVSPADKYWPPVRRIDQAFGDRNLVCSCPPLDAYEE; the protein is encoded by the coding sequence ATGACCGCCCATCGCATTCCGCTCTCGGAGCTCGAACAGGGAATCCCCTTCGAACGGCGCCATATCGGACCGGACGCCGAGGCCCGGGCCAAGATGCTCGCGCACGTCGGATACGGCTCGCTCGACGAGCTGACCGCCGCCGCGGTCCCGGCTGTGATCAGGAACGCCGAGGCGCTGGACCTGCCGGGCGCGCGTACCGAGGCCGAGGTCCTCGCCGAGTTGCGTTCTCTCGCGGACCGCAACCAGGTGCTCGGCTCGATGATCGGGCTCGGGTACTACGGGACGTTCACGCCGCCGGTGATTCTGCGGAATGTGATGGAGAACCCGGCCTGGTACACGGCTTACACGCCTTACCAGCCCGAGATCTCCCAGGGACGGCTCGAAGCCCTGCTCAATTTCCAGACCACGGTCGCCGATCTCACCGGGCTGCCCACCTCAGGAGCCTCGCTGCTCGACGAGGGCACCGCCGCCGCCGAGGCCATGGCGCTGTCCCGGCGCATGGGGAAGAACAAGAAGGGCCTCTTCCTCGTCGACGCGGACGCGCTGCCGCAGACCATCGCCGTGATCGAGACCCGTGCCGAGCCGACCGGGGTCGAGGTCGTCGTCGCCGACCTCAGCGCCGGGATCCCGGCCGACCTCGCCGAGCGTGAGATCAACGGCGTGCTGCTCCAGTACCCGGGCGCCTCCGGCGTCGTACGCGACCTCAAGCCCGTCATCGAGCAGGCGCACGAGCTTGGTGCGCTCGTCACCGTCGCCGCCGATCTGCTGGCTCTCACGCTGCTGGCCTCGCCCGGCCAGCTGGGCGCCGACATCGCGGTGGGGACGACGCAGCGGTTCGGTGTGCCGATGGGCTTCGGAGGGCCGCACGCCGGATACATGGCTGTGCGGGAGAAGTTCGCGCGCAGCCTGCCCGGACGGCTCGTAGGGGTCTCCGTGGACGCGGACGGACACAAGGCGTATCGGCTCGCCCTGCAGACGCGGGAGCAGCACATCCGCCGGGAGAAGGCGACCAGCAACATCTGTACGGCTCAGGTGCTGCTCGCGGTGATGGCCGGGATGTACGCCGTCTACCACGGCCCGGAGGGGCTGCGGACCATCGCCCGGCGTACGCATCGGTACGCCACCGTGCTCGCCGCCGGTCTCGCGGCCGGGGGGATCGAGGTCGTCCACGGCGCGTACTTCGACACGCTCACCGTGCGGGTGCCGGGGCGGGCCGGCGAGGTCGTGGCGGCCGCGCGGGAACATGGCGTGAACCTGCACCTCGTGGACGCCGACCTGGTGTCGATCTCCTGCGACGAGACCACGACGCGGGCGCAGCTGGGTGCCGTATGGACCGCGTTCGGGGTGGAGGGGGACGTCGAGGCCCTCGACGCCGCCGCCGCGGACACGCTGCCGGAGGCGCTGCTGCGCTCCGACGAGTACCTCACGCATCCGGTGTTCCACGAGTACCGCTCAGAGACCGCGATGCTGCGCTACCTGCGCCGGCTCGCCGACCGCGACTACGCGCTGGACCGGGGCATGATCCCGCTGGGCTCCTGCACCATGAAGCTCAACGCGACCACCGAGATGGAGCCGGTGACGTGGCCGGAGTTCGGGCAGCTGCACCCGTTCGCGCCCGCAGGGCAGGCGCAGGGGTACCTCACGCTCATCCGTGAGCTGGAGGAGCAGCTGGCGGAGGCCACCGGGTACGACAAGGTGTCGTTGCAGCCGAACGCGGGCTCGCAGGGTGAGCTGGCCGGGCTGCTGGCCGTACGCGGATACCACCGCGCCAACGGCGACGAGCAGCGGACCGTGTGCCTCATCCCGTCCTCCGCGCACGGCACCAACGCGGCGAGCGCCGTGATGGCGGGCATGAAGGTCGTCGTCGTGAAGACCGCCGAGGACGGCGAGATCGACGTCGAGGACCTGCGGGCGAAGATCGAGCAGTACCGCGACGAGCTGTCCGTGCTGATGATCACGTACCCGTCGACGCATGGTGTGTTCGAGGAGCACGTGGCCGACATCTGCGCGCAGGTGCACGACGCGGGCGGTCAGGTGTACGTCGACGGTGCCAACCTCAACGCGCTGGTGGGTCTCGCCAAGCCCGGGCACTTCGGCGGTGACGTCTCCCATCTGAACCTGCACAAGACGTTCTGCATCCCGCACGGCGGCGGCGGGCCGGGCGTCGGTCCGGTGGCGGTGCGCGAGCACCTGGCGCCGTATCTGCCGAACCACCCGCTGCAGCCCGCGGCCGGCCCGGAGACGGGTGTGGGGCCGATCTCGGCGGCGCCGTGGGGCTCGGCGGGCATCCTGCCGATCTCGTGGGCGTACGTCCGGCTCATGGGCGGTGAGGGGCTCAAGCGGGCCACGCAGGTGGCGGTGCTCAGTGCCAACTACATCGCCAAGCGGCTGGAGCCGCACTACCCCGTGCTGTACACCGGCCCGGGCGGGCTCGTCGCCCACGAGTGCATCATCGATCTGCGGCCGCTGGCCAAGTCGACGGGGGTGAGCGTCGACGACATCGCCAAGCGGCTGATCGACTACGGCTTCCACGCGCCGACGATGTCGTTCCCGGTGGCCGGGACGCTGATGATCGAGCCGACCGAGTCCGAGGACCTGACCGAGCTGGACCGGTTCTGCGAGGCGATGATCGCGATCCGCGCGGAGATCGAGAGGGTCGGCTCCGGTGAGTGGCCCGCGGACGACAATCCGCTGCGGAACGCGCCGCACACCGCGGCCGCGCTCGGCGGGGAGTGGGAGCACGCGTACACGCGCGAGGAGGCCGTCTTCCCGGCCGGGGTCTCGCCCGCCGACAAGTACTGGCCGCCGGTGCGCCGCATCGACCAGGCCTTCGGGGACCGGAACCTGGTCTGTTCCTGCCCGCCGCTGGACGCCTACGAAGAGTAG
- a CDS encoding PadR family transcriptional regulator, giving the protein MRSRGQDFGFERGHGRRGGEHPRGRGDGEALRAAFGPFGPGHGGPGPFGPFGGGPWGGRGRGGPRGRARRGDVRASILALLKDRPMHGYEMIQEIAERSGGAWKPSPGSVYPTLQLLEDEGLIASESEGGKKLFALTEAGRTAADDGPEAPWEEASRGVDWEALSEIRQAGFGLMEAFGQVWKTGDKDQRDKALAVINEARKKLYLILADED; this is encoded by the coding sequence ATGCGTTCCCGTGGACAGGACTTCGGATTCGAGCGTGGACATGGACGCCGTGGTGGGGAGCACCCCCGCGGTCGAGGTGACGGTGAGGCGCTGCGCGCCGCCTTCGGGCCCTTCGGGCCGGGCCATGGTGGTCCCGGGCCGTTCGGCCCCTTCGGCGGGGGACCCTGGGGTGGGCGCGGCCGTGGCGGACCCAGGGGAAGGGCGCGGCGTGGTGACGTACGCGCGTCGATCCTGGCCCTCCTCAAGGACAGGCCCATGCACGGCTACGAGATGATCCAGGAGATCGCCGAGCGCAGTGGCGGGGCGTGGAAGCCCAGCCCCGGCTCGGTGTACCCCACCCTCCAACTGCTGGAGGACGAGGGGTTGATCGCCAGTGAGAGCGAGGGCGGCAAGAAGCTGTTCGCGCTCACCGAGGCCGGCCGCACCGCGGCCGACGACGGGCCCGAGGCCCCCTGGGAAGAGGCCTCGCGCGGGGTCGACTGGGAGGCGCTGAGCGAGATCCGGCAGGCCGGCTTCGGTCTGATGGAGGCGTTCGGCCAGGTCTGGAAGACCGGCGACAAGGACCAGCGCGACAAGGCGCTGGCGGTGATCAACGAGGCCCGCAAGAAGCTGTACCTGATCCTCGCCGACGAGGACTGA